A segment of the Ammospiza caudacuta isolate bAmmCau1 chromosome 2, bAmmCau1.pri, whole genome shotgun sequence genome:
ACTGACTGAGGAACAGTGGAATATTTTTACCTCAGGCTaagattaaataattttccttttcagcttTGACTACTGAATTAAATCCTCATAGTTCACAAAGTTCTAGAAGCAGGgagtgctctgtgctgagcagatTTTTATAAGCATTGCCAATCTACATTTAGCTGCTAATTTCTGATGCTCTTTCTCACAGTCAAGGTCAGATCTGTTGACAGAGAGGGCAGGGGAGGGTCAAATCCACCCACAACACAACATGTTGatctgctgccaccagcctTTGATCCCCAAGGGCTGCTTTTTTCGGGGACTTTTCCCCCTAAAACTGTTTCTTGCCTTTGATACAGAATCTCTCAACCTCAGCTCACATTTTTTTTGCAGATAACCTGACAGACCGATGTGAAAAAATGGTGTGCCTGTGTGACCAAGAAGCAGCcaagtgctggggagcagccccaTACAATCCTCACTTCATCCTCTGGCCAGACTTTTTATGTGGACAGACGCATCCCACCTGCCATGTCAGATATGGGGGGCCAGAATAGTCTTTCCAGGACCTTTCTTCAAACAATTTGAACTTGAAGGTAGTGGAATAaaaattttcctcattttccagaTCTAACAATGGTGTGAGAGCATTTCTATCGGTCCAGGATTTATGGGGAGgagagacagacagaaaggTGCGGTGGTGGAGTTTCCTCTCTGTGAGAGAGCACTTGGAACGTattgagctctgcctttggtgGACAACAAGCAAGTCAAGATCTCATGGGTAAGGGAAAAAGGGCAGACTAATGGAGGTAACACTGTTGTGGATGTTTGCTACAGGCCACCTCATGCAGGAGAAAGTGCATGAGGTCTTCTACAGACAGCTTGAAGCAGCCTCACAGTCACAGGCCCTGGTTCTGGTGGGGGACTTTAACTACTCTGACACCCGCTGGAGAAACAACAGGTGGCAAAAGTGATTAAGGGTCTGGAGTATCTCTCtcatgaggaaaggctgagggagctgggtctgttcagccttgagaagagatgactgagaggggacctcatcaGTGTCTATGAATAACTGAAGGGAGGGTGTCAGGCTCTGCTCGGTGGTGCCAAGCAATGGAACAAGAAGGCATTGAGTAGAAACTGATGCACAAGAAGTTTTATCTGAACAGGAGGAAcaacttctttactgtgcaggtgactgagcactggaacaggttgctcagagaggttgtggagtgtccctcactggagatatttcAGACctgtctggacacaatcctgtgccatgtgctctggaatgaccctgcctgagcagggaggttggaccagatgatcctCTGTGCCCCTTCCAACCTACCCagcctgtgattctgtgacaggTAACATGTATGATGAAGCAAAGAGAAGATTCTGCTCTGATCATGCTTTTGCAGAAACAGAGGGTTTGGTGGTTTGGTCTGTGGTGCAGTGAGAACACCTCTCCTGTCAccaaatagctttttttttttttttttttaatcatagaCTCATAGggtagtttgggttggaaggagcctttaaagatcatttagtttCAATCTCtgtgcaatgagcagggacacctttaaccagaccaggttgcttagAACCCAGTTGTCTTATCCCTCATGCTCCTGCATCACAGCACTGGAGACACTTCTGAGCTGTGTTCAGGGTAAGCAGAGTTACACTGGGCTATTGCAGTTGCAAGGTCAGCAAGGATTTCTGACTTCTGCTTACTAGAGGCATACCCACACTTTGCAAAAGAATATACTCACTGCTCCACAGGCTTCAGAGCTGATACACTGCTTTCTGATACATGTAGAAGAGGGTCTCCTATAGTAGCAGCAGCAGACCCGCCACAGGAATGATGTGCATTGACTCCACGATTGCAGGAGGctgaacaaatgctttattGAGCTACACTACACTATACTacactatactatactatagaAAAACCCATCACCCTTGCCAGACAGTCTGATATGCACATGGATCCAATTGGTCAatcaaaacaccatcaccagagTCCAGTTAGGAAATCACTCttttggtaaacaatctccataacacattccacgtgtGCACAATAAtaggtgcagcaagtgaagataagaattgttttctctgagctttctcacagcttctcaggaaaatcctgggagagaatTAAGcgtctctctgttcagaggataTGTGATTACCACAGTCTCCTATATTGGCATGTCTCCCAGTCACTGACTGCCTGGGAATCAATTATTGTCACATCAGGAAACAGAGACTGTGGAGAACATCAGTCATGTCAAGCAAATCTTTcatctctcccttttttttttaaacagtattAAAGGCTTATATTCAAATGCAACATTTCCTTCTGGCAGGAGAAACCAAAATCCCATTCTTTCAGCCAGGAGTTGCTATGTACCAGTGGGCCCTCTTTGCACCTTTGTCACAAGCATTTAGGCTGGACAAGCCACCAGGACAAGAGCCTCTCTGGGAGGAGGCACGGACAGGTGGGAGCCGCTCCTGCCTCCCCAGAAGCAATGCTTTTGACTTCCTCGGGAGGGTGCTAGCACTACCTGGATACTGAGCACCTGGGTAGTCTGGGCTCCTTCTGTCTGCTGAAACTCAGCTGACAAACTTTGAACTGCACTTTAAAATAAGATGGCACAGAGAGACCCAGAGTGCTTCATCAGAGTCTGAATTCAGAGATACGTGGCCAAACTAAGTGGAGTTTTTGCAGGTGATAATATTAATTTCATCACAAAaagctgttttgctttttgctgtAGGAGGATGGTAAATATGCCACTGTGGCTGacaaagctgcaggaaaaagaagcttgctaacaaaaacaaaaatgtcaAAGTCAACGTTAGTAGAAGCAAAGGCTTTTATTCCATCTAGAActccattttttttgtttatgggGCATCAGAAGTTGTTCCATCTGCAGGCTTCGCATATCCCAGCGACTCCTGTAATGCTGTACCTCAAGCTCTGCTGagcaaaaaggaaaggagagagaatgAGTGCGCAACAGAGTCAGGACAACACAATAAACTCCTTCGAGGCTTTCTGGCAAAAGAAGTTGTGAATTCTTAATATAGAGCGTTTGCAGAGGGATGCTGCCGCGTGGACAGCATCAGCCTATGGAAGGGAGTGCGCTCCCCAGCGAGGGCTGGAAGATCCTGCCCGGAGAGAACTCCCGGCGTGTCCCTGTCCATCAGGTGGCGGCAGCGCTCCAGGgaactgcaggcacagctctgccttcagccctccagggaggggattcttTCATCAGGCTCAGCAAGATTTCTGAGCGCCAGGAGAAGAGGTGCAAATCACACATCTCCTCAATGAATGCAAAAAGTCAGCTGAGCTCGCTCTGAAACGCATACCACATCTTGGGTTGCTCAAAATGGGAACTCGTTTCAAAATGCAGTGTCAGTCTCCTCAAATTAGATCAGTTAGTTGACAGAATAGAAAAAAGTAGGCGAGCTTTTGGGTACATCAGCCTCTTATTGAGGCATTTCTTTGGCTCATGTATGGTGGAAATGCCTGGTTTTCCCAACGTTATCAGCTGATCTAATAGAAGATAGGTCTTTAAGTAAGGCTTTATAAaccacacctgtcacacctAAGCCATCATAGGTTTTCTGTACAAAAGCATTGCAAGAATACAGATGTAAGCACGAAATTGGCAGGAGGAAGAACCATCCTTCAGTATAAACATAAAAGAACTGAATGAGTCCTTGGTCTTTGTTAAAAGAAGCTGCAGCATCTCATTGAAAAACTCTCAGTCCAAAGTGGCAATTAAAGAAGATCCTATTATTCTCTTTATAGATAACTCATTAGGCCCATTGGTAAAGCTCTACCCAACATAAACAAAAACCTATTTGAAAAAGTGATGGAACACAGAACCAGCTCTGTTAGAGTTTTGTTCACACTGCTTATTTTCTGAACCAGATCCCATGTCTGACCTGAGGTAAGTAAATGTCTTGTCTTTCAGTTAAAACACAGGTACCTTTGGTGAGACTCCTGTCTCATGCAGAGGACGCACTTCCTCAGCTGTGGGGTTAGAACAACGATCAGAACCACAATGCCTCCAATACCAGCTGCCACAACCCCAATGATTGTTCCAATGGATTCTTCTATACCAAACAAGCCTGGGGGAGAAAGGAAGGCAGAGAGAGATGTAAAATGTTTTCCAGACAAGTATATGCAATGTAGCCAGCATCTtttctgcagtggctgcagaggAAGCTGCTGACTATGATGATGCTGATGTCTTGTCTGACATGAAATCCCTTATACATGGAAGAGTGACTTGCACTACAGAgctactgatttttttaattcctgtgtAGGAGCTCCTAAGCAGAATTCCTAAGCTGCTATGCTATCTGGTGCTTTAGGGACAGGGCAGCCCCATCATCCCAGAAATCTCCCTCAACAGCTAGACACTATGGGATGGTAAAGGAAGCTGCTGCTTGAGTTAATGGGACTCAGGCCTGTACActttatttttgaaaggaaaaaagttattCTGACAACTTCAGGAAAACCATTGGTCTGCCTATCTACTTCCAAGGGAGACAGCACCAGAGAGCAGACAGCTCCACTGGAGTCCTTTCTTTGCCTGATTGCTCTTGGGACTGTTGCATGACAGATATAGCATAGTGCTGAAATTATACATTTCATCATCTCAGGAACACAGGAAGGCAATTATGCTGGCCAGAGTGCAGACATTTCAAGAGTAACCTGTGCTACCGAGACTGTGAGATCAAGCCAACAGGAGACCTCATTAGACACACGACCAAAGCTCTTGCAGAGGGGCACAGTTTGCTTGCTTTAGTGGTACAGTTTAAACTGAGTAATGTTATAAAAATGAGTAAATCAGGCTCAAGAGGCCAAAGGCTTAGTGGATCTTGGTGAGATAGAAGCTTTGGTgatgaaaaagaggaaaatggcaCTTGCATAATTTACTCTTGACACAGAAGGAGGCATTTTTTGTTAATTAGACAATAAGATAATAACCCTTCTAATGTGTTGATTTTTTGGACTGGAATCTGTTTAGCCTATATAAAAGGAAAGTTTGAcattttcagctgctgcagacatAGCAAGTTACCTCTTTACTTAATATGCCTGGTGTGTATCTGTGGGGCTAAGAAAACATAGCATGGCACTTCTAATGCTACTTTAATGTGAATGAAGTTTATCAGAAATTATATAACGATCATATTACATATGATCCTCGTGATTATCGTGGGATTACTTATGTCATTCAGAGTTCAGGAATGACTATGCAAGTTAGTGGGTTGGAGAGAAATAACATCAAAAGAAAGAGGTCTAGAGCTGTTCCTTGAGATGGTACCTTGTCACCTGTCACTCATGGGGGTTCTGTCAGAACTGTGAGTACAAGGGGAACTTGTCTGGCTGCTTCATTCTTTGCAGTGACTTTATTTTTATGGATACCTGTGATTGTTTATAGAGACAAGCTAGTGAATTTTAGCTGGCCTTACAAAAACAATGAGAAATGTTATAGAGCAATTACACTCCATGACACCAGGCCCTTACTGCCAGAGGACAAACAGGGCAACTTCTCTCTTTCCACCAGTGTGCAGACCAGctttggaagaaaaacaaagatgaaaaaGGTAAATAACTCCAAGTATTACCCAGAGCCCTCCTGATCCTGAGCTTTGTGCCATCTCCGGTCACCACCTTCCCGTCTGGAAGTGTAACCTCACAGAAATAAATGCCATGGTCACTGGTTGTCACATTGAGGATAGTCAGGGAAACATCCCCTTGGGACAAGTCTCCACTCATGAAGATCCTGGAATTATTTGGCAGGATGGTCACATTCTTTTCTAGCAGGTCCATCTGCCCCTTTTCATCTTCTTTGTACCATTTCACCATCAGGTTGGTCAGGGAGGGATGCTGTGGACTGTTAAGATGACAGTTCAAGACCACAGTTTCACCCTCTTTGGCTTTCTCCTTTGCTGGTGTTTGAGTCACCAAAAGGTTCCAAGGCTCAGGTGTCAACCACACAGGCTGCGCTGTTACATGAATCACAGCTGCTGCATTCTCCTTGTTTGCACCTCCACCAGTAACTCCTACATCTGTAccagggaagagagagaagaggacAGCTGAGGGAGATAGGATGATAaatgtccctgctgctcctgaccTCTAACCAGCACAAAGAATGGCTCCTGGCATTAGCACATGAGAGCAGTCACTGTTATGATGATAGGGATTTTCTTCTTAGTTCCGGCTTAGATTATGTTTTTGTGTACAGACGGGTCTTTTCCTGAATATCAGCTCCTTTCTACTGCCATTCTAGAGGAAGGAAGATTAATGCCATTGTCTAATGGCTTTGGGTAAAATTCAGAGTCCAGCCAGCCCCATTTCCATCTGCAACACTAACCTCTttcttcccaccccaaaaaagtCTCAGGGCCTGATGTTCCTGCCTCAACTGCTTCTGaggcaaagcaaaaaaaatgcATGTACAGTTTTACACTGGCAGTCCTATTTTGGAAAGTGCAGTGAATAAGTGTGCATCTAATGCAACTGCCTGTATCCCAAAACCTAATGTGGTTCTTAGAATTTTTGTCATGCACTTTCAGTTACAGGACAGGAAATCTTGAAATCATGGGAAGCATCTCCATTACCAGAGACTGAAGCCCTAGCAGATCCCATCAGCAGTCTGGGGGACAGAACATCAGCCTTATACCCATACTGAAGCTGAGGGTTGCAGCTGTTCTCTGCGAAAGGACTGTCTCCAGCTAGCTTTTGATAGAAAAACATGAACATGCCTGTAGCAGACATTTCACCCTGCCTTCTCATACTCAAGTGCTAATCATAGTATCATATCCTTGAGCTAAGAGTAGTGAGAGGGGTCTCACTTCTGGAAACAGGCCTGGGCACAGAAAATGAGAGGAATAGTTGCTGTctcaaaaagagggaaaagcaaacTCTAAAATGAGCTTTTGCCAAGAAATAGTTTGGAACAATTTTTGGAAAAGGctcttctgttttattttcttcaagtgAAATAGTCTCCCTTTGAGAGAGTTGGTGTCTTCTCAAGGACTGCAGACACTTCCAGAGTGAAGGTCCTGATTTTCCATTGTCTTGAGTTTTTCATTGCCATCCACAGAGTGTGCAATGCTATTGTGGGGGTCTGGTAAAGCATCACAGTGACAATAGAAACTCTCTGCTCAGGAACAAATGTCTCGAGGCAATGGAAAACCAAACCCCTTTATGATCAGTTTGAGAGTTACTTGGACAGCTCCTCCAGGCATGCTTGTACACAAAAATCACAGTTGTATTCACAGTTATTATTATTTATGACTCATATGGGAGTAGAAGATTTCTGTCAGCCAGCATGGTCCTCTTGTTCTGGGAACCTTGCAAAAGGCTGGGGTATAGAGCTTACAGTTTAACTATGAAACAAGAGAGAATTAATGGATGCAAAAATACAGGAACTATAAACTAGCTGGGAAACTAGGCAACAACAGAGCATGTGAAATACCTTCTGAGCTGTTTGGCACTCTATGCTTTTACCTCAAAGTGAAAATTTTTGCCTTAGAACCGAAACAGCAACCCATAGAAATTGGATGCCTGAGAATTAGGTACACAAACACAGGTTTTAATCTGGTCCCTAAAATTAGTTCTTATTAAAAGTACCAGGCAAGATATTATCCTTCTGTACATACCTTATCTTACCAATGAGCCCACTGGAGCTTATTGGGGAAATCTGAGGTGCAGATCTTCCCTGTCCAGTTAGATATGTGCATTGAGGTAGCAGTCATAAAAGTTGAAGTATCTTGACAAGATACATTGAGGAAATGTAAAGTATAGTTGAAATAACTGACAAAGCTTGACATACTACAGTTTTTGTGCATAAAATATTCTGAAGTGATCTATTTGGCTATTTATTAGAGTGAATTTGAGTAGTTTCATAATGAGTACTCTTATAAAATCTCagtttattaataattttctcCACTGGATAACTGCTGCTTTAGCTAATGTGTGCTACTGCTACCTTGTTTTCGAGGAATGGCcacaaaatttcttttctgctaCAAGTATTCCAGTCTTGCCATATGCACCCCTGTAACACaactgtaatttttatttcttttagtgATGCAAAAGGTATACTTTTTACACAGACAGTGGCATAGAAAATGTAGCTGAGTAGGAACAATGTGCTTTGATGTTGCCTCTGTTCATTGTGAGTTTTATACGCCCCTCCTATCATGAAATAATAGTCATGATATAATAATTGTCATCTGTTTTATTTCCACATCTTTTGTTCAATAAAAATCATGTAACTTaattaggaaaattaaaacaggAGAGGAGTAGGCTGTCTTGTTTCATCCCAGCTCTCTTTGGGGGTTTCACTGAGAAGGTCACAGCACTGCctctatttttccccctttcttttctttctttttcttttttaaggctGCAAAACTGGAACATAATTAGTTCACTGGTATTCGATTACACAATGCCCTTATCGTTTTGGCATCTGGGAGCATACCATGCCAAATGCTTTGCTGACTCTGCTGCAAAGCTCTTTTAAAGTCAATTGCTTCATTAGCAGAGTGATGTGTAGCTCCCTTGTCATGCGGGTTGTGGGGCTCAAGCCCATGGAGAGGAATGCAAGGCTTTGTGGTGAAAGCACTTGAGCTAGACAGGGTAAGAGAAATACAGCATGGATGATCTTGTCTAGACCTGGACAAACGATTAGATGATCTAATAGGTCATTGTCATATGAAGTCTTAGTTCACATCCAGTTTTCAGCCATGAGGGGAGAAAGCTCTCAGGGACTCCCTGCAATGTGGCAATGTGCTCTGCATTTGGCAGTACTAATAGGGCACCTACAATGTGCTCTGCATTTGGCAGTACTAATAGGGCACCTACCGAagccctcagcctctcctccatGTAACCTGCAGGTTGATGCTTCCCCGTGTAGGCCATATCAGACCCTTAAGTGAGAAATTCCGCAAGGCAGGCTAGAGGGGCTGGGGCGacaaaaggaaagaacaaaatACAGTTGCACTCTCTTCCTGTCCTGGAGCCTCAGTTAAGAATTTGGTGCCTGCAGTAAATCTGAGCAGCCCTGCAAGCTTCTTCTGCCAGCTGCCAACAGCATGGGGAAATCACAAAGGTGTGGGGAGGTCAGTGCAGAATTCTACCTTTCCAGTTTAGCCTCCTCTCCTACATTCATGCTCAGTAGCTGGAGGAGGGGTTGAGGGCAAATAGGGCTCAATTTccaacccacaaaaaaaatcctctgctgATGAAATTACTGTCTTTCagatggttttgtttgctttagaTCTCAGCTTCACACTCATACCATGCTGGTGCCATGAAGGTGCATTACAAACTGTATCCAGCTCTCAGACATCTATGATTAAGTGATCAATGACTGCACATTGCTGCTTTTAATTTATATGACTTTTGCCCTGGGCTGAGGTTGGCTCTCACAAACAGATATGAATATGAACCTTGTGACAATAACTGGTGGCTAACAtatcagagaaacaaaacagaaatgaagCTTCTAGGAATGACGAGACACATCTGGGAAAAGACAGGCAAATAAACTCTTTCTGAACACTAAATACAATTTCTCTGCACCCTGAGGAAGCTCACAGTTGAAAGTTGCATTTTGAAAATCAAGAGAACTTCTCAAGCCAAGCTTCCAAGAACAACCCGTATTTCTTCTAATTAAGGAAGGTGGTTTAGTACTTACCCACCATCAAGAAGAAGATGAATGAAGAGACTGCAGATCTATAGAGCTTCCCAATGTGCTGGTCCATGGTTGCTGAAGTACATGGCCTCACCATCTCTCCCTCTGGTAGTACGGGTaaaaaatatgtgtgtgtgtattatAGCAATGGGACCTCACATTCTGCCTAGTGAATGTCACACTTACTAAAGTTACCACAGCTTTgagctcacagtgctctgcctgctctctgGATGAGAGCCACATTGTAAGTGACAACAATTATTTCCCCAGCGGCTGTTCTGATCTCTCTCTGAGAACATGTTGAAAAtgctctgagagcagagggaagatAATTCATTGTTTTTCGCTTTTGGCTTGTATAAACCACAACTTTGGGCTGAGTAGAGATTATCCAGATACTCCAAAGGAGACCACTCTTGTGCTGAACCCCTCCCTAGTGATGGTGAGAACACAAAGAGCATTGGCTTAATTTTCTGAACAGCCAGACTCTAATGCACCACATTATCACTCTAATGCACCACAAAAGGAAACTTCAGGAACTCAGTATCTTTGTGGCTATACACACATGGTGTTTACAGGTTAAGTGTATTCCCCAAAGTGTTTTTTCAGTGCAgaacaaaacctttttcatcaAAAGTTGACTACTTAAACTCTACTTAAATATAAGTAGAGCTTGTCTATGCAACTTGGGTGGAGGGAGAAACTGCTGGAGAGGGCGGCCTATCTGCAAAACCAGCAGGTGTGCTCTGAAGTAGTCTGTGTTTATAGAAAGCCCACACAGAGCAGGACCCTGTGAGAGGAGCTATAGCAGCTCCAAGCCCCACCTGtaccacccagccctgccagctgtgctaTGCCTGTACCAAGCATGGACTACTGTCACTATCCGGCCGACACCTCTTCCCTCAACTGCAGGATTAGGGATTATGGCATAATTTATCTAATGTCTTCTATCCATATCTTCAAAGCTCTCCAGGTAATGGAATTGTGCTTGAGGGTCCAGTAAAGACTCAATTCCATTACTCTTAAAGCACAATGCAGCTGAGAGAGGCATGagtatttctgcttttctttgcatttgAAAGCCAAAAGAATCCATAACTGATTCACAAAACTTGGCTGACCAATGTCAAGAAGAACAGCTCATTCCTGCAGTCACCAGTTGTCACTTAAGCTTTGGTGTGCAGATCCCAAAGCAGTGGAAGCAGTGAACGGAGGATGGGCTAGAGGGAGTATGGTTAAAAGAACCTAGGAGACAAATACTTTTCTGAAATGGCTTGGGAGAGTGGGAATGCCTGTGATTACCAGGCAGGAATCATATTAGGAAGGGAACTGGGACCAAGTGCAGAGCAACACAGCACTTCAAAAGGAAGACGGAAGTTTGTGAGGGTCTTCCGAAGGAAGTACTGCCAAAGTGTTAGTGAGCAAAGCCAAAATATTGTGAAAGGAAAAGTCAGAGGAGTCAAAAACAATAAAGAGTTTGATGAGGGGACAACCGGTAGAGTCGAAGGCACCTGGCAGATCATGAGGATTTTGGACTGAGTTACTGGTTTAGAGTGCTGATTGTGACTGTGTCAGAGGAGTCAGCGTGCAAAGATGGATTTGAACCAAAGGCAATCCAAAC
Coding sequences within it:
- the LOC131554934 gene encoding T-cell immunoglobulin and mucin domain-containing protein 4-like encodes the protein MVDVGVTGGGANKENAAAVIHVTAQPVWLTPEPWNLLVTQTPAKEKAKEGETVVLNCHLNSPQHPSLTNLMVKWYKEDEKGQMDLLEKNVTILPNNSRIFMSGDLSQGDVSLTILNVTTSDHGIYFCEVTLPDGKVVTGDGTKLRIRRALGLFGIEESIGTIIGVVAAGIGGIVVLIVVLTPQLRKCVLCMRQESHQRA